The following proteins come from a genomic window of Populus nigra chromosome 6, ddPopNigr1.1, whole genome shotgun sequence:
- the LOC133697479 gene encoding heat stress transcription factor A-8, which yields MVKSSESGVAPFLKKCYEMVDDESTNSIISWSQTNDSFVIWDMTEFSVHLLPRYFKHSNSSSFVRQLNIYGFRKIDTDQWEFANDGFIRGQKHLLKNICRRKNSQGTDNRKSVQQQDNSIEHCENVENVGLWKEVESLKTGRNAVTQELVKLRQHQETADNKLLLLRDRLQGMEKNQQQMLSFLVMAMQSPGFLAQLLNKKENNWRIAEPGSIVEQGADDAEQLASEGMIVRYQPPVDEMFEPGHAPPIGPENPRESNPSSDGMKDFFVSPDFMELLMDENLGFENHTSFVLPEFADDGSWEQLLLANPFIENIKDTKPGSEESTDTETDTGTKIAGTQLERSQSFEYLIEQMEKSNDLENKATDEGPHFEKSQKLEILTEQMGLLASEPNH from the exons ATGGTGAAATCAAGCGAAAGTGGGGTGGCTCCTTTCTTGAAGAAATGCTATGAAATGGTTGATGATGAATCAACAAATTCGATAATCTCATGGAGCCAGACCAATGACAGCTTTGTTATATGGGACATGACTGAATTCTCTGTCCACTTACTGCCTAGGTACTTCAAGCACAGCAATTCTTCTAGTTTTGTCAGGCAGCTCAATATCTAT GGATTTAGAAAAATTGATACAGATCAGTGGGAATTTGCAAATGACGGATTTATCAGAGGGCAGAAACATTTGTTAAAGAATATCTGCAGGAGGAAAAATTCTCAGGGCACAGACAATCGAAAGTCAGTGCAGCAGCAAGACAACTCCATTGAGCATTGTGAAAATGTTGAAAATGTGGGTCTCTGGAAGGAAGTTGAGAGCCTGAAGACAGGTAGAAATGCAGTTACACAGGAGTTGGTTAAGCTCAGGCAGCACCAGGAAACTGCAGACAATAAGTTGCTCCTGTTGAGGGATCGCCTTCAAGGAATGGAAAAAAATCAGCAGCAGATGCTGTCTTTTTTAGTGATGGCAATGCAAAGCCCAGGGTTTCTAGCTCAGCTactaaacaaaaaggaaaataattggCGGATAGCTGAGCCAGGAAGCATAGTGGAGCAGGGTGCAGATGATGCTGAGCAGTTGGCTTCTGAGGGAATGATAGTAAGGTACCAGCCACCAGTGGATGAGATGTTCGAGCCTGGACATGCACCGCCAATTGGTCCAGAAAATCCACGAGAATCTAACCCATCTTCCGATGGgatgaaagatttttttgtgaGCCCAGATTTTATGGAACTTCTTATGGATGAAAATTTGGGTTTTGAAAATCATACCTCGTTTGTTTTACCAGAATTTGCGGATGATGGTTCTTGGGAACAACTGCTTTTAGCCAATCCTTTCATTGAGAATATTAAAGACACCAAACCCGGTTCTGAAGAGAGCACTGATACTGAAACTGATACCGGAACAAAAATTGCTGGAACGCAGCTGGAGAGATCCCaaagttttgaatatttaatagAACAGATGGAGAAGTCCAATGACTTGGAGAACAAAGCAACTGATGAAGGACCTCACTTTGAGAAGTCTCAGAAATTGGAAATTCTAACAGAGCAGATGGGTCTATTGGCTTCGGAGCCAAACCACTAA
- the LOC133697480 gene encoding vacuolar iron transporter 1-like, translated as MATSSQGVDLDPEKQTLLNQHKEKHFTAGEIVRDIIIGVSDGLTVPFALAAGLSGANATSSIVLTAGIAEVAAGAISMGLGGYLAAKSEADHYARELRREQEEIKSVPDTEAAEVAEILAHYGIEPHEYGPVVSALRKKPQAWLDFMMKFELGLEKPDPRRALQSALTIAIAYILGGFVPLIPYMFIPSAQDAVIASVILTLAALLIFGFGKGYFTGNKPFRSAFQTALIGAIASAAAFGMAKAVHP; from the exons ATGGCGACTTCGTCACAGGGAGTTGATCTAGATCCCGAGAAACAGACCCTCCTAAACCAGCACAAAGAGAAACACTTCACTGCCGGTGAGATCGTTCGTGACATCATCATCGGTGTATCCGATGGTCTAACTGTTCCTTTTGCTCTCGCTGCCGGTTTGTCTGGAGCTAATGCTACATCTTCCATTGTTCTCACCGCCGGCATCGCCGAAGTTGCTGCTGGCGCCATCTCCATGGGACTTGGAGG ATATCTAGCGGCTAAAAGTGAGGCAGATCACTACGCAAGAGAGCTCAGGAGAGAGCAAGAAGAGATCAAAAGTGTTCCCGATACAG AGGCGGCTGAGGTGGCTGAGATACTGGCACACTATGGAATAGAGCCGCACGAGTATGGGCCTGTGGTTAGTGCTCTAAGGAAGAAGCCTCAAGCCTGGCTTGATTTCATGATGAA ATTTGAGCTAGGATTGGAGAAGCCGGATCCAAGAAGAGCACTGCAGAGTGCGTTGACTATTGCCATTGCTTACATTTTGGGCGGATTCGTACCCCTCATTCCTTACATGTTCATTCCAAGCGCCCAAGATGCTGTGATTGCTTCGGTGATCTTAACTTTGGCAGCTTTGCTGATCTTCGGCTTTGGTAAGGGTTACTTCACTGGTAATAAACCCTTTAGAAGTGCTTTTCAAACTGCCCTTATTGGTGCCATTGCATCTGCTGCAGCATTTGGCATGGCTAAGGCTGTCCACCCATAA
- the LOC133695767 gene encoding vacuolar iron transporter 1-like, which translates to MAENGYTDLEKQKLFLEEHEEKHFMSSEIVRDIIIGVSDGLTVPFALAAGLSGANVASSIILIAGIAEVAAGAISMGLGGYLAAESEADHYTRELKREQEEIISVPDTEAAECGEILSQYGIEPHEYEPVVNALRRNPQHWLDFMMKFELGLEKPDPMRALQSALTIAISYIAGGLVPLAPYMVIPLAEEAVVASVIITIVALLLFGFVKGYFTGNNPFKNAIQTAFIGAMASAAAYCIAKVFRA; encoded by the exons ATGGCAGAAAATGGGTACACTGACCTCGAGAAGCAGAAATTGTTTCTTGAAGAGCATGAAGAGAAGCATTTCATGTCTAGTGAGATTGTCCGTGACATTATCATAGGTGTCTCTGATGGCCTCACAGTCCCTTTTGCCCTAGCCGCTGGATTGTCCGGTGCCAATGTGGCATCCAGCATCATTCTTATTGCCGGCATTGCTGAGGTTGCTGCTGGTGCCATCTCCATGGGACTTGGCGG GTACCTTGCAGCAGAAAGCGAAGCTGACCATTACACGAGGGAACTAAAAAGAGAGCAAGAAGAGATCATCAGTGTCCCCGATACAG AGGCTGCTGAATGTGGAGAAATATTATCACAGTATGGTATTGAGCCACACGAATATGAGCCGGTGGTGAACGCTCTGAGGAGGAACCCCCAGCACTGGCTGGATTTCATGATGAA GTTTGAACTTGGACTGGAGAAACCAGACCCCATGAGAGCACTACAAAGTGCCTTGACTATTGCTATTTCTTACATAGCGGGTGGATTGGTACCCTTGGCACCATACATGGTCATTCCACTTGCTGAAGAAGCTGTAGTTGCATCTGTTATAATAACCATAGTGGCATTACTACTTTTTGGGTTTGTGAAGGGTTACTTCACTGGTAATAATCCTTTCAAGAATGCTATCCAAACTGCTTTCATAGGAGCCATGGCATCAGCAGCTGCTTATTGCATAGCCAAGGTTTTCCGAGCTTGA